One genomic window of Meles meles chromosome 3, mMelMel3.1 paternal haplotype, whole genome shotgun sequence includes the following:
- the LOC123939158 gene encoding olfactory receptor 2L8-like has product LENINQTSTDFFFLGLFPPSRIGLFFFILSFLIFLMALFGNLSMIILILLDTHLHTPMYFLLSQLSLMDLSFISTIVPKMASDYLSGKKSISFIGCGIQSFFFITLASAEGLILASMAYDRYMAICFPLHYPIRMSKRVCVLMITGSWIMGSINSCAHTVYALHIPYCRSRTINHFFCDVPAMLTLACMDTWVYEYTVFVSTTLFLAFPFIGIACSYGRVLLAICRMQSTEGRKKAYSTCSTHLTVVTFYYAPFVYTYLRPRSFQSPREDMALAVFYTILTPMLNPIIYSLRKKEVMGALKRVILRFCYVEI; this is encoded by the coding sequence ttggaaaatattaaccaaacatcaactgatttcttctttttggggTTATTCCCACCATCAAGAattggcctgtttttcttcattctcagttttctcattttcctaatggctctgtttggaaacctgtccatgatcatcctcaTCCTCCTGGACACCCATcttcacacacccatgtattttctacttagtcagctCTCCCTGATGGACCTGAGCTTCATCTCCACCATTGTCCCCAAGATGgcttctgattatctctctggaaagaaatctatttctttcattGGGTGTGGAATTCAGAGTTTCTTCTTCATTACTTTAGCTAGTGCAGAAGGATTAATATTGGCCTCTATGGCCTATGATCGTTACATGGCAATTTGTTTTCCTCTCCATTATCCCATTCGTATGAGCAAAAGAGTATGTGTGTTGATGATAACAGGATCTTGGATCATGGGCTCAATCAACTCCTGTGCCCACACTGTGTATGCGCTCCATATACCCTACTGTCGATCCAGAACCAtcaatcatttcttctgtgatgtcCCTGCCATGTTGACGCTGGCCTGCATGGACACCTGGGTCTATGAATACACAGTGTTTGTGAGCACCACCCTCTTCCTTGCATTTCCTTTCATTGGCATTGCATGTTCCTATGGCCGAGTTCTCCTTGCCATCTGCCGTATGCAGTcaacagaagggagaaagaaggcctATTCGACCTGCAGTACCCACCTCACTGTGGTGACTTTTTACTATGCACCCTTTGTTTACACTTATCTACGCCCAAGATCCTTTCAATCTCCCAGAGAGGACATGGCCCTGGCCGTCTTCTATACCATCCTGACCCCAATGCTCAACCCCATAATCTACAGCCTGAGAAAAAAGGAGGTGATGGGGGCCCTGAAAAGAGTGATTCTGAGGTTCTGCTATGTAGAAATataa